Proteins from a single region of Acidovorax sp. NCPPB 3576:
- the tolB gene encoding Tol-Pal system beta propeller repeat protein TolB, with protein MTIDRNPSSIPAAALPHLSRRHAITALVSSSALPALAQFRVEITGVGLTQLPFAVSPFRGEAQSPQKISAIIQADLERSGQFRGVDSSGPALDETSRPDVALWKQKGAESLTTGSVTRLPDGRFDIRFRLWDVVRGQDLGGQSFVVTQGDLRLVAHRIADFIYEKLTGQRGVFSTRIAYVTKSGTRYSLWVADADGENAQSALSSPEPIISPAWSPSGGQLAYVSFESRKPVVYVHDVASGRRRLIANFRGSNSAPAWSPDGRTLAVTLSRDGGSQLYTIDANGGEPRRLMQSTGIDTEPMFSSDGRSIYFVSDRGGAPQIYKVGTSGGNAERVTFTGSYNISPSISPDGKWLAYVSRIGGAFKLHVMDLANGTVTAVTDTTADENPSFAPNSRLIVYATQQQGREALMTTTLDGKIKARLAGQGGDIREPDWGPFQKQ; from the coding sequence ATGACTATTGACCGAAATCCATCCTCCATTCCTGCTGCGGCCCTGCCGCACCTCTCTCGCCGGCACGCTATCACCGCGCTGGTTTCTTCCTCCGCACTGCCTGCACTGGCTCAATTCAGGGTCGAGATCACCGGCGTGGGTTTGACCCAGCTTCCCTTTGCGGTTTCGCCATTTCGTGGTGAGGCGCAGTCTCCCCAAAAAATTTCCGCCATCATCCAGGCCGACCTGGAGCGAAGCGGCCAGTTTCGGGGAGTCGATTCGTCCGGCCCTGCGCTCGATGAAACGTCTCGCCCGGATGTTGCCCTGTGGAAGCAAAAGGGTGCCGAGTCGCTCACGACTGGCAGCGTCACACGCTTGCCCGATGGCCGTTTCGACATCCGCTTTCGCCTGTGGGACGTGGTGCGCGGCCAGGACCTCGGCGGCCAGAGTTTCGTAGTCACGCAGGGCGACCTGCGGCTGGTGGCTCACCGCATCGCTGATTTCATCTACGAAAAGCTCACGGGCCAGCGCGGCGTGTTCTCGACCCGCATCGCGTATGTCACCAAGTCCGGCACGCGCTATAGCCTTTGGGTGGCCGATGCGGACGGCGAGAACGCGCAATCAGCGCTGTCCAGCCCCGAGCCCATCATCTCGCCAGCCTGGTCGCCCAGCGGAGGGCAGTTGGCCTATGTGTCGTTCGAATCGCGCAAGCCGGTTGTCTACGTGCACGACGTGGCGTCGGGCCGGCGCCGTTTGATCGCCAACTTCAGGGGCTCCAACAGCGCGCCCGCGTGGTCGCCTGATGGCCGGACGCTTGCCGTGACGCTGAGCCGCGACGGTGGCTCCCAGCTCTACACCATCGATGCCAATGGCGGCGAGCCGCGTCGGCTCATGCAGAGCACCGGCATCGATACCGAGCCGATGTTCTCCAGCGATGGCCGAAGCATCTACTTCGTAAGCGACCGGGGCGGTGCGCCACAGATCTACAAGGTCGGCACCTCCGGGGGCAACGCCGAGCGCGTGACGTTCACTGGCTCCTACAACATTTCCCCCAGTATCAGCCCCGACGGCAAATGGTTGGCTTATGTTTCCCGCATCGGCGGCGCCTTCAAACTGCATGTCATGGATTTGGCAAACGGCACCGTCACGGCTGTGACCGACACGACGGCGGACGAGAATCCCAGCTTTGCGCCCAATAGCCGCTTGATCGTCTATGCAACGCAGCAACAGGGCCGTGAAGCGCTGATGACGACCACGCTGGACGGCAAGATCAAGGCACGCTTGGCCGGGCAGGGCGGTGACATCCGCGAGCCCGACTGGGGCCCGTTCCAAAAACAGTGA
- the pal gene encoding peptidoglycan-associated lipoprotein Pal encodes MNRFPFKRISAIVIAAAIVAGCSSGVKLEDVPVEDKGATSTMPGNGGANPNGASQSGVAPVDLSQSARDGAGPVGVSRIVYFDYDSYAVKPEFQSLIEQHARFIKAGQNRKVMIEGHTDERGGREYNLALGQKRAEAVRRSLALLGVSEAQMEAVSFGKEKPAAQGSTEDVYAQNRRVELSYR; translated from the coding sequence ATGAACCGTTTTCCCTTCAAACGCATTTCCGCCATCGTCATCGCTGCCGCCATCGTGGCCGGCTGCAGTTCCGGCGTGAAGCTGGAAGATGTGCCTGTCGAAGACAAGGGCGCAACGTCCACCATGCCAGGCAATGGTGGTGCCAACCCCAACGGCGCTTCGCAAAGCGGCGTTGCACCGGTGGACCTGAGCCAGTCGGCCCGTGACGGCGCTGGTCCAGTCGGGGTGAGCCGCATCGTGTATTTCGACTACGACAGCTACGCAGTCAAGCCTGAGTTCCAGTCGCTGATCGAACAACATGCTCGCTTCATCAAGGCAGGCCAGAACCGCAAGGTCATGATCGAAGGCCACACCGACGAGCGCGGTGGGCGGGAATACAACCTGGCCCTGGGCCAAAAGCGCGCGGAGGCCGTGCGCCGTTCGCTCGCTTTGCTCGGCGTGTCGGAAGCCCAGATGGAAGCCGTGAGCTTCGGTAAGGAAAAGCCTGCGGCCCAAGGCAGCACGGAAGACGTGTACGCCCAGAATCGCCGCGTTGAGTTGTCTTACCGTTGA
- the ybgF gene encoding tol-pal system protein YbgF, with protein sequence MSAQMVVPRKALAALALAISAAFAPASHAALFEDEEARRAILELRQRVDTLQQANQRAGDDLRRSGDETSQMRRSLLDLQTQIETLRTEQANLRGQNEQLLRDVSELQRRQKDIAQGVDERLRQFEPAKVAMDGQEFQADPAEKRDFDAALAVFRTGKFPDAVSAFGNFLKQYPRSGYAPSARFWLGNAQYATRDYKEAINNFKALLAAAPDHARAPEAALSIANCQIELKDTRAARKTLEDLIRVYPQSEAAGAAKERLSRLK encoded by the coding sequence ATGAGCGCGCAGATGGTGGTTCCCCGCAAGGCGCTGGCCGCACTGGCCTTGGCCATATCGGCGGCGTTTGCCCCGGCAAGCCATGCCGCACTGTTCGAGGATGAGGAAGCGCGTCGCGCCATTCTCGAACTGCGCCAGCGCGTGGACACATTGCAGCAGGCCAATCAGCGTGCTGGCGATGATCTACGCCGCTCTGGCGATGAAACCTCGCAGATGCGTCGCAGCCTGCTTGATCTGCAAACGCAGATCGAGACACTGCGTACCGAGCAGGCCAATCTGCGTGGGCAGAACGAGCAGTTGCTGCGGGACGTCTCCGAGTTGCAGCGCCGCCAGAAAGACATCGCTCAGGGGGTGGACGAGCGACTGCGCCAGTTCGAGCCTGCCAAGGTCGCCATGGATGGTCAGGAGTTCCAAGCCGATCCCGCCGAGAAGCGGGATTTCGATGCGGCACTGGCAGTCTTTCGCACCGGCAAGTTTCCGGATGCCGTGAGCGCATTCGGAAATTTCCTGAAGCAGTATCCACGCAGCGGCTATGCGCCTTCAGCCAGGTTCTGGCTGGGCAATGCGCAATACGCCACACGCGACTACAAGGAAGCCATCAACAACTTCAAGGCTTTGCTGGCCGCGGCGCCTGACCATGCACGTGCCCCGGAGGCCGCGTTGTCGATCGCCAACTGCCAGATCGAGTTGAAAGACACGCGCGCCGCCCGCAAGACGCTGGAAGACCTGATCCGCGTCTATCCCCAGTCCGAAGCGGCTGGAGCGGCCAAAGAACGCCTTTCGCGCCTGAAGTGA